GCTAGGGCATATGAAGTAACTGGATCGCCAACATTACAATTGAGCAAGGCAGTGAATGGACTTGCAAGAAATTTGCAAGATATCATGATTGTTCGTGAAATTGAACAAGAACGCTTGAAGACATTAATTGAAAATATGGGAAGCGCTCTTATTATGATCGGTAGAGAAGGAGATATTACGATTGTCAATCGAGTTTTTACCGAGTTATTTGATCAACAATACGAAGATGTACAAAGCCAACTTTTCCGTGAATTAGGGTTACCTCATGAATTAGAAGAATTTGTAGATTATGTCTTTAGAACAGAAGTACCATATAGAAAACAAATTCACATTAAAATTCAACATGAATACCGTGATATGGAAGTATATGGTGCACCTGTAGTTGGAGAGCATGGCTTGTGGCTTGGCGTTGTGATTGTGATGCATGACATTACAGAATTAAAAATGTTAGAACAAATAAGAAAAGATTTTGTCGCAAATGTATCTCATGAACTTCGAACACCGATTACATCTATAAAAGGTTTTTCGGAAACACTTTTAGATGGTGCATATAAGGAAGAAGAAACGCTTCTAAGCTTTTTAGAAATCATAAATAAAGAAAGTAATCGATTACAAATATTGGTGAATGATCTACTCGATTTATCGAAAATTGAAAAGACGGGCTTTACTGTTAATATGGAAAAAACAAGTTTACGTGATGTGATTATACGAACAATTGAAATGACGCATCAAAAGATAGAAGAAAAACATATGCGGTTTGAAGCGAAAATTGATGAAGAAGTTTATATTTATGGTGATCCCAATCGCTTAGTGCAAGTGGTGATGAATTTAATGGTCAATGCGATTAACTATTCACCAGAAAGAACGAAAATTACGGTTCATCTTTTTGAAAAAGATCAAAATGCCATTCTTGAGATTTCTGATGAAGGAATTGGGATAAGTAAAGAAGAAATTCCACGAGTATTTGAACGATTTTATCGTATAGATAAAGCACGAAGTCGAAATTCTGGTGGAACGGGATTAGGGTTAGCAATCGTAAAACACCTAGTTGAAGCGCATCATGGGAAAATACAAGTGGATAGTGTTGTTGGAAAAGGAACAACAATGCGTCTCATTTTTCCAAAAATTTAACTCTAAGATTATTTTATAGGACTGTTTAGGGGAAAAGTGATATTACTGCTTAAATAGCTAGATAAAAACTAAAGATAAGATGAACTTTATGGTTAAACTAAGTTAGATCAAAAAACGGGGAATTCCTCGTTTTTTGTATTTACTTAAATCAATTTCATAATTCAAAGATACGCTATATCTATTTGAACGTTGTCTAAGAAGCGAAAGATGGCGAGTCCTCGAAAATGCATTCGCATTTTCTTTGTGCGGTGGTAATTCAAGGAAGCTTATTCAATGTCCTGCGGGAAAGCGAGACAGGTGAGATCCCGCAGGTAGCATCAGCGAACGAGGAGGCTCACCGCTCGCTTAGCACGAAAGCACCATCTGGAGTGGCATATTAAGAAAAACTATATATAAAGTATAATCCGAATTATGGTTTGTACATTTATAAATCATTCGTTTTTTTTAACTGGAAAAGCATTTATGAAATGGACTCCCTTAAAGGAAAAATAAGAAAAAGATAGCTATGTTTATTGACTTTACAATATCTTTACAATGTCTTTATATAAACCAAAAATAGCAGCTTTATACTAATAGTTGAAGCCCCCTTCAAATTCTTTCTAAAAAGAGAGTCGCAGTTTCATAGCGCTCTCTTTTTATTTTATTATAAAACCGAACGTTTTTTCGTATATTGAACAGCACTCTTTTCCTTTCCGCTAATAAGCATGTTAAAATAGAGAATGAGAAATAGCTAATGAAATCTCTATAATATGCAGAAAATGAATATAAAGAATAAGCGATTTAACTATTTAGGAGTGTGCCTATATGACAAAGGAAAAGTTACTTTTATTAGATGGTAATAGTTTGGCGTATCGAGCGTTTTTTGCGTTACCATTATTAACAAATGACCATGGTATCCATACGAATGCAGTATATGGATTTACAACGATGTTGCAAAAAATAGTAGAAGAAGAAAAGCCAACCAAAATGCTTGTAGCATTCGATGCTGGTAAAACAACATTTCGACATAAAACCTATTCAGAATATAAAGGTGGTAGACAAAAGACCCCTCCTGAATTATCGGAGCAATTTCCATATTTGCGAAAACTGCTAGATGCATATCAAATTAAACAATACGAGTTAGAAATGTACGAAGCAGATGATATTATTGGCACATTGAGTAAACAAGCAGATGAACAAGGCCTTGAAGTAATTATTGTTTCAGGTGATAAGGACTTAACGCAATTAGCATCTACTAATACAACAGTTTATATTACTCGAAAAGGTATGACAGATATTGAACACTATACACCGGAGCATATAGGAGAAAAATATGGCCTAATGCCACATCAAATTATTGACATGAAAGGCTTAATGGGCGATTCATCTGATAATATTCCTGGTGTTCCAGGTGTTGGTGAAAAAACTGCGATCAAACTACTTACCCAATTTCCAACTGTTGAAGAAGTGTATGAACATATTGATGAAGTAAGTGGAGCAAAGCTAAAAGAAAAACTTGTGAATAACGAAGCGCAAGCGAAAATGAGTAAACAACTTGCGACAATTAACCGTGAAGCACCTATTGAAATAACAATTGATGAATTACATTACGAGGGACCAGATGTTGATAAGTTATTTGGTTTATGGCAAGATCTTTCATTCAAATCTTTAATTGAAAAAAGCAGTTATAAAGCAGAAGCTAAAGAAACAACCGCATTAAAATTTGAAATTGTGAACGATCTAACAGAAGAACAATTGACAAGCCCAATGGCTATGCATTTAGAGTTAGCAGATGAACATTATCATACTTGCGAAAAATTTGGAATTGCGCTAACTGCAGGCGAAATAGCTTATTATATTCCATTTGAAAATGCTTTAAAATCCAAAGAATTTATCGCATGGCTTGAAGACGAGACAAAAAGAAAGTACTTATTTGATTCAAAAGCAACACAAGCAGCATTATTAAGAAGTGGAATCAAACTAAATGGTGTTGATTTTGACTTTTTATTAGCAGCATATATTCTTAATCCTGCAATGTCATCTGATGATGTAGCAGCCGTTGCAAAGGAATTTGGTTACTCAGATGTTCAATCAAATGATGTTGTATATGGTAAGGGCGCAAAAAAAGCCATTCCAGAACAAAAGGTTATTGCAGAGCATGCAGGACGCAAGGCAACTGCTGTTTTTAGTCTTCAACCAAAACTTGAACAACGTTTAAACGAAAACGAGCAATATGATTTATATCGTAATCTAGAATTGCCACTTGCTACGATTCTTAGTCAAATGGAGAGCCAAGGTGTATCTGTTGATCGTCATCGATTAGTTGAAATGGGAGCTGAATTAACAGCTAAATTGAAAGATATCGAGGAAGATATTTATGAAGTTGCAGGAGAAAAATTTAATATTAATTCGCCTAAACAATTAGGTGTTATTTTATTTGAAAAATTAGGATTACCTGTTATTAAAAAAACAAAGACAGGTTATTCAACAGCTGCTGATGTACTAGAAAAATTAGCCCCAGAGCATGAAATTATTCAGCATAT
This window of the Rummeliibacillus pycnus genome carries:
- the pnpS gene encoding two-component system histidine kinase PnpS; translation: MQSLRLRLLFAFGLLYIITLAGLGFTLGQLFPLLVKDSIRTNVIKSRENVTHAIEKGQIDLTNSQKNSILDAITYHTKIQDISDIRLQLWILLAIIFVITFIILIVITYRLIKNLSQPIDNVMMTAHELSKGNYLARAYEVTGSPTLQLSKAVNGLARNLQDIMIVREIEQERLKTLIENMGSALIMIGREGDITIVNRVFTELFDQQYEDVQSQLFRELGLPHELEEFVDYVFRTEVPYRKQIHIKIQHEYRDMEVYGAPVVGEHGLWLGVVIVMHDITELKMLEQIRKDFVANVSHELRTPITSIKGFSETLLDGAYKEEETLLSFLEIINKESNRLQILVNDLLDLSKIEKTGFTVNMEKTSLRDVIIRTIEMTHQKIEEKHMRFEAKIDEEVYIYGDPNRLVQVVMNLMVNAINYSPERTKITVHLFEKDQNAILEISDEGIGISKEEIPRVFERFYRIDKARSRNSGGTGLGLAIVKHLVEAHHGKIQVDSVVGKGTTMRLIFPKI
- the polA gene encoding DNA polymerase I is translated as MTKEKLLLLDGNSLAYRAFFALPLLTNDHGIHTNAVYGFTTMLQKIVEEEKPTKMLVAFDAGKTTFRHKTYSEYKGGRQKTPPELSEQFPYLRKLLDAYQIKQYELEMYEADDIIGTLSKQADEQGLEVIIVSGDKDLTQLASTNTTVYITRKGMTDIEHYTPEHIGEKYGLMPHQIIDMKGLMGDSSDNIPGVPGVGEKTAIKLLTQFPTVEEVYEHIDEVSGAKLKEKLVNNEAQAKMSKQLATINREAPIEITIDELHYEGPDVDKLFGLWQDLSFKSLIEKSSYKAEAKETTALKFEIVNDLTEEQLTSPMAMHLELADEHYHTCEKFGIALTAGEIAYYIPFENALKSKEFIAWLEDETKRKYLFDSKATQAALLRSGIKLNGVDFDFLLAAYILNPAMSSDDVAAVAKEFGYSDVQSNDVVYGKGAKKAIPEQKVIAEHAGRKATAVFSLQPKLEQRLNENEQYDLYRNLELPLATILSQMESQGVSVDRHRLVEMGAELTAKLKDIEEDIYEVAGEKFNINSPKQLGVILFEKLGLPVIKKTKTGYSTAADVLEKLAPEHEIIQHILQYRQLGKLQSTYIEGLLKVIHQDDQKIHTRYQQALTSTGRLSSTDPNLQNIPVRLEEGRKIRQAFVPSHEGWKMFAADYSQIELRVLAHMSNDENLINAFKHGMDIHMKTAMDVFHVEAEDVTSNMRRAAKAVNFGIVYGISDYGLSQNLNITRKEAADFIERYFKSFPGVQEYMKNIVEEAKKKGYVTTILNRRRYLPDLNSSNFNLRSFAERTAMNTPIQGSAADIIKKAMIDMAKALKEHHLQAKMLLQVHDELIFEAPEEEIATLEKLVPEVMANCIQLKVPLKADFASGATWYETK